One part of the Pseudoalteromonas piscicida genome encodes these proteins:
- the pqiB gene encoding intermembrane transport protein PqiB yields MTTQADIEDKPTFSVIWIIPIIALLITGWMLYQHQANKGHTIFIKMTDADGIIAGKTEVRVKSVKVGLVESLKLELEQNAVVAKVRILQPYRDLLAEDSTFWVVKPRIDESGISGMNTLLSGVYIELSPGDAKTRSSIFTLMDEPALIGSEVQGKRYQLVASDAEVLDVGSSIFFRNYKVGQVESAHFSVESLKMEYGIFIYSPYDTLITDNAIFWISSGIDFKLSTEGVEVSIGSLAKMIKGGISVDYPPTMPSGTVALENKTYALHKNFAMALEQRFDHFDYYLIEFEQSIRGLRAGAPIEYRGMRIGTIEQVPATGVSDDRPLYFQQNNTSVPVLVKIEYGRIYEDAQLAQTYWSENIDKWISSGLRASLKSGNLLTGAVYIELDFYPSAEVVSSNKTTIYPVLPSVPSGITALSEQVTSLLNKLNGLPLETTVKELEGALQQHRLLAMEMNQLVESINNNKITDKVGGNLTSLKDTLSQLTSSLKQFEQTMTQYQKGSGVMDQLSNTLEELESLSNRLKPISKGLNEQPNMLIFNKESGADPLPRKK; encoded by the coding sequence GAAGACAAACCAACGTTTTCAGTGATATGGATTATTCCAATTATCGCGTTGCTCATCACAGGCTGGATGTTATATCAACATCAGGCAAATAAAGGCCACACTATTTTTATAAAAATGACTGACGCAGATGGCATTATTGCCGGCAAAACTGAAGTGAGAGTAAAAAGCGTTAAGGTCGGGTTAGTCGAGTCATTAAAGCTTGAATTAGAACAAAATGCAGTGGTTGCAAAAGTTAGGATTTTACAGCCCTACCGTGATTTATTGGCTGAAGATTCTACGTTTTGGGTAGTAAAACCTAGAATTGATGAATCCGGCATCTCAGGCATGAATACGCTACTCTCTGGCGTATATATAGAGCTCTCCCCTGGTGACGCAAAAACACGTTCGAGCATCTTCACCTTAATGGATGAACCTGCATTAATTGGCTCAGAGGTGCAAGGAAAGCGCTATCAACTCGTGGCTTCAGATGCTGAAGTATTAGACGTTGGCTCCAGTATTTTTTTCCGCAATTATAAAGTGGGTCAGGTTGAGTCTGCACACTTTAGTGTCGAAAGCTTAAAAATGGAATATGGTATTTTTATCTATTCGCCATACGATACGCTTATCACAGACAACGCTATTTTCTGGATTAGCTCAGGCATTGATTTTAAACTATCAACGGAAGGCGTTGAAGTGTCAATAGGATCGCTAGCAAAGATGATCAAGGGTGGGATTTCTGTTGACTATCCACCAACTATGCCAAGCGGCACAGTAGCGCTCGAAAACAAAACCTACGCCTTACACAAAAACTTTGCAATGGCTTTAGAGCAACGTTTTGATCACTTTGATTACTATCTCATTGAGTTTGAGCAATCAATTCGAGGACTTCGAGCTGGTGCACCAATTGAATATCGAGGTATGCGAATTGGCACGATAGAACAAGTTCCTGCAACTGGTGTTAGCGACGATAGACCTTTATACTTTCAACAAAATAACACCTCTGTGCCTGTATTGGTTAAAATTGAGTACGGCCGCATTTACGAAGATGCGCAGCTTGCTCAAACATATTGGTCAGAAAATATAGACAAATGGATTAGTAGTGGCCTTAGAGCGTCACTAAAAAGTGGCAATTTGTTAACAGGTGCGGTATATATAGAGTTAGACTTTTATCCAAGTGCAGAAGTCGTTAGTTCAAACAAAACGACTATTTATCCAGTATTACCCAGCGTTCCGAGCGGTATTACAGCACTTTCTGAACAGGTCACAAGCTTACTGAACAAGTTAAATGGGTTACCTCTTGAAACAACTGTTAAGGAACTAGAAGGTGCCCTTCAGCAACACAGGTTACTAGCAATGGAAATGAATCAACTCGTAGAGTCTATTAATAATAACAAGATAACAGACAAGGTTGGCGGTAATTTAACGAGCTTAAAAGATACGTTAAGCCAGCTCACATCAAGCTTGAAGCAATTTGAGCAAACCATGACTCAGTACCAAAAAGGTTCGGGTGTTATGGATCAACTTAGTAATACCCTTGAAGAACTTGAAAGTTTGTCAAATCGCTTAAAGCCTATTTCTAAAGGGTTGAATGAGCAACCTAATATGCTTATTTTTAATAAAGAGAGCGGTGCAGACCCACTCCCAAGGAAAAAATAA